The sequence ATTGGTATTATTACGTAGGCCGTTGCGGTTATGTTGGCCGCGTATATCGTAGCGTCGCTTATTTCAGCGGAGCTCATGGTAAGTGTTATGTTGTAGCTGGGGCCTATGCCTATTATAACCTGCCCGGAGGGCATGTAAAGGCTTCCAGCCTTGTAAATCACGACGGGTATACCATCATAATTACCTGCGGTGAACGATATAAAACCTGAGGCCTTAACCACGGGTGAGTTTATGTATATTATTGGGTCGCCTCCAGCTGCCAAGTTCTTCTGGCCTATTACGTGTTCATTTCTTAGTTGTGTTGTTAATAGCGCAATATACGTGAGGAGTGCTGTTAATATTATTCCAAGAACAAAGATTTTGATGCTTTTTCTATGCATAGTCTTAATATTGATTATTTGAAAATAGTTAAAAGCTTTTGTAATTTATATGCTATATTCTAATTAATATAATTTTTATATACTATATATTTAATTATTTCCAGGTAAGCTTCCACTCCCTGATGCTCCTGATGATCCCTAATTCCATATCACCCTCAATATAGAAACCTGCGATTACCCCATTTACCTTAATATCATCAAGTGGGTCGAAAGGCGTACCTCCTAGTTTAACCCTGGTCTCGCCACTCCATATCTGTGGGTTCTCCCTTGGCATGAAGGTGAACTTTGCATACCACTGTATTAATTGGGCGATGCCGGGCGTGCCGTCAGGCAGTGGTGGTAGTGTCCTTATTGAGAGTAGGGGTAATGTAACGGTGTTATCTTTCCTAGGCATTAACGCCTTGAAGGTATCCAACTGCTCAAGGCCTAGTCTATTACTTATTGCGATCTCGATCCTCATTAATTCACCACCCCTATCTAACGTACCTATCACTAATCCATAATCATTAATCACAAACCTAATGTCACCAAGCTTCTTAGGTGCACCTGCCAACTCCCTACCCGCTGCCATGGCCGCGTCGTTAGTTACGTAGATGTATGGTATGTAATAGGCAAGTTCAATGCCCTCAGTCCTCACGGGCAGCGCTATCAATACCTCCCTGTAGACCCCAACCGTCGATATCCCGTAATCACCAACCCAGAAGGCAGCCATCTCAAAGGCCAAGTCAACACCCTCTGGCAGTAATGGTTCCACGGACCTCGGTTCAATATTCGTAAGCGCCATGGCCACCTTAACCCTGCTATAATCGATCCTAGTCGCCGTAGTTGATGATGGGTATAAGGGTGCATTTAACGGTATTCCAAACCCCTTATCGCCGCCCTTTAGAACCATATATTTGAAATATATCTATATAAATTTAAGCATTATTACTATCTATACTATTTATAAACCATAATTTCGGGCAATATCATCAGCAGCATCAAGGCTCAGTGCCTCCACCGTGCCATCCTCAATGAGCAACGCCCTAGCATCCCTAAACAACTTCTCAATAATGAATTCTCCACTGAGTCCATAGGCGCCAAATATCTGTAAAGCATCATGAGCAACCTCAAAGGCAATCTTCTTGGCATACACCTGGGCGGCCCTGGCGTACCTGGGTGGTGTGGTGAAGGATTGGTCCACAAAGAACTTCGTGTAAACGAAGTCCATGGCCTTCCTAACGTAGTACCTAGCAGCCTCCACCCTCTCAAACATTTCATAAATCTTCAACTTAATGTTCTTATGCTCAATCAATGGCTTACCACCCTGTATCCTACTCCTCGCGTACTTTAGGGCCTCCTCAAAGGCTGCCCTGGCGAGACCCACAGAGAACGCGCCCATGTTAACACTAGTTAAATTAAGTAATTGATCCGAGAATAACTCGTAAAACGGTGGCTGGGCAATTACGTAGTCGTCAGGCACACGCACGTTATCGAAGAACACCGGTCCCTGTGGGCATTCCCTATTGCCAAGCATGTCAACTGGCTCACCCTTCCTAACGCCCTTCAGGTTGAGAGGCACTATAACGAATGCGCCATCCCTAAGGCTCTTGCCATCCCTTAACTGCGCATGGAGGCCCATGTGGGTGCACACTGGCGCTGCTGATACCCAGGCAGACTTCTGTCCGTTTATGACCCATTCATCGCCATCGTGCTCGATAATCACGTTACCCATGCCGAAGGACTCCACGTCCTCATCCCTAAAGGCAAGTATGTAGTCACTGCCATGCTCGGGCTCGGTGACCCCCCAACAACCAATGTACTTACCCTCGGTATCCTCAATCCAGGGCTTAACAATTTCATCCCTAATTCCCTCCGAGCCAAATAATGCGGTTATTGTTAGTGGTATTGCATCGACACCAATGAGTGTTGCAAACCCCAGACTACCCCAACCAAGCTCCTCATCAACCATGTACCTCTGCAAATTAGTTAGACCAAGGCCTCCGTTCTCCCTGGGTAAATGGATTCTGTGCAGTCCCATTCTCTTTAGTTCCCTAATTGCGTCAAATAATGGCGAGCCGGGGGCAACGCGATCCCTGGGTTTCATTTTGTCTAACTTTATGGATAATGGCCTAAGGACCTCCTCAGCCAACCTACGTATGTTTTTTCTCATTAATTCGTCCTCGTCGTTCGTCCTATCGAGATCCACAAAACTCATTAATTCTACTTATGTATAGATATTTTAAACGTAATTACTATATACTATATATTAGTTCATTATTAATAATATATAGCATTTATATTAATAAATCTTTAATGCTGAAGGTATGTATTTATTATGTATGTCAAGCGAGGGCTTTATATATCCAAGTCCCCAGTGGGCTGAGGCATTTTGTAAGGCGTTGAATGAGAACCAGGAGTACAGGGAGGCCGCCAAGGACTGGAGGTGGGACGTAGCCTTCGTGGCGATGAACATTCCGGAAAACGTCGTTGATAAGCTATCAGAAATTCTCGGATTACCCAAACCAAAGGACCTCGGGGTCAAGGTCGACTCCGGCGCAATAAAGCTCGTGCTCAGGAATGGAACATGCCAGGGCAGCGAGTTCTACATTGACTTACCGATTAATCTACCGACGGAGATAAAGCTACCAGGGAATATAAAGATTGGTAAGGTGGATGCGGACTTCGTGCTAGAGGCTACGTACTCACTATGGAAGGACCTAATCCTGGGTAAGGCTGATGCAGTCTCCTCATTACTCTCAAGGAAGATAAAGGTTAAGAAGGGTAGCTTCCTAACTCTAATGCAGTATTCATCAGCTGCGGTGAAGCTCGCGAACACCACAAGGAATGTACCAACAAAGTTCATAGACTAGGTGTGTAATTCAAGGTTCAAAATTAATAATTTTAAATTATTTTTATTCTTAAATTAATATAAGTTATCGATCATTAATATACGTGTTCTAAATATAAGCAAAACTAAAATCCTAAGATGTATTCAAGAGTGAAGTATGAAGGCGGCAACCTTCAGAGGACCAAGCAGGCCATACCTAGAGATTAAGGATGTACCAACACCAAAACCAGGACCTGGGGAGATCCTTATCAGGGTAGCAAGCACAGGTATATGCCACAGCGACATACACCTATTCAAAGGGGACTTCGGACCCGTTGGACAGGGCTTCATACCCGGTCACGAAATCTCCGGCTGGGTTGAGGATTTGGGACCCGATGTTAAGAATCCATGGGGCTTAAGGAAGGGTGACCCTGTCATTGTTTCCTGGATTGTCCCAGATGGCATTTGCAAGTACTGCGCCAGTGGTAAGGAGAATTACTGCCCAGCCGCTGCAGGCAGGATGACAGGCCTTGTCGGACTTAATGGTGGACATGCTGAGTACTTAACAGTACCAGAGATAGCCGTTATACCCCTCGAGAAGGGCGTTGACGTTTACTACGCGTCACCGATTGCCTGCGCCTACGGCACTGCGTACCGCGCACTCAGGGAGGCAGGCGTTGAACCAGGCACTAGCCTTGTTATTATAGGCGTCGGCGGCGTTGGTTTATCGGCCGTCCAACTGGCCAGTGCCATGGGTGCGTACCCAATAATTGCCGTGGACATCAGGGACTACGCACTAGATAAGGCTAGGGAACTCGGCGCTACCCACGTGATAAACTCAAGCAAGGAAGACCCAATTAGCAGGATA is a genomic window of Vulcanisaeta souniana JCM 11219 containing:
- a CDS encoding acetoacetate decarboxylase family protein, whose product is MVLKGGDKGFGIPLNAPLYPSSTTATRIDYSRVKVAMALTNIEPRSVEPLLPEGVDLAFEMAAFWVGDYGISTVGVYREVLIALPVRTEGIELAYYIPYIYVTNDAAMAAGRELAGAPKKLGDIRFVINDYGLVIGTLDRGGELMRIEIAISNRLGLEQLDTFKALMPRKDNTVTLPLLSIRTLPPLPDGTPGIAQLIQWYAKFTFMPRENPQIWSGETRVKLGGTPFDPLDDIKVNGVIAGFYIEGDMELGIIRSIREWKLTWK
- a CDS encoding SCP2 sterol-binding domain-containing protein, which produces MSSEGFIYPSPQWAEAFCKALNENQEYREAAKDWRWDVAFVAMNIPENVVDKLSEILGLPKPKDLGVKVDSGAIKLVLRNGTCQGSEFYIDLPINLPTEIKLPGNIKIGKVDADFVLEATYSLWKDLILGKADAVSSLLSRKIKVKKGSFLTLMQYSSAAVKLANTTRNVPTKFID
- a CDS encoding acyl-CoA dehydrogenase family protein, which produces MSFVDLDRTNDEDELMRKNIRRLAEEVLRPLSIKLDKMKPRDRVAPGSPLFDAIRELKRMGLHRIHLPRENGGLGLTNLQRYMVDEELGWGSLGFATLIGVDAIPLTITALFGSEGIRDEIVKPWIEDTEGKYIGCWGVTEPEHGSDYILAFRDEDVESFGMGNVIIEHDGDEWVINGQKSAWVSAAPVCTHMGLHAQLRDGKSLRDGAFVIVPLNLKGVRKGEPVDMLGNRECPQGPVFFDNVRVPDDYVIAQPPFYELFSDQLLNLTSVNMGAFSVGLARAAFEEALKYARSRIQGGKPLIEHKNIKLKIYEMFERVEAARYYVRKAMDFVYTKFFVDQSFTTPPRYARAAQVYAKKIAFEVAHDALQIFGAYGLSGEFIIEKLFRDARALLIEDGTVEALSLDAADDIARNYGL
- a CDS encoding zinc-binding dehydrogenase — protein: MKAATFRGPSRPYLEIKDVPTPKPGPGEILIRVASTGICHSDIHLFKGDFGPVGQGFIPGHEISGWVEDLGPDVKNPWGLRKGDPVIVSWIVPDGICKYCASGKENYCPAAAGRMTGLVGLNGGHAEYLTVPEIAVIPLEKGVDVYYASPIACAYGTAYRALREAGVEPGTSLVIIGVGGVGLSAVQLASAMGAYPIIAVDIRDYALDKARELGATHVINSSKEDPISRIRDILPDGADVVHEARPEPDLKLAVEAVTRAGTIVVTGLGGPKSTFSINTLPFVINGTKIIGSLGYRPRLDLPEIIKLVASGKIDIKKLVSHVYKPEQINEAYENLEKGLHARAIVKWG